The Saccharopolyspora gloriosae genome window below encodes:
- a CDS encoding sodium:solute symporter family protein — translation MHPLDWVIIAGYLLIMLGIGVWAHRQVADTADFFTAGGRMPWWLAGISHHMSGYSAVVFVAYAGVAYDQGIVSYVVFMFPLAVATGIGAFLFAPKWNRLRTHYRIASPLEYLAQRFDVPTQQVLAWSGSLLKVFDVAAKWSAVALLLNKFVGIPLGWGIVITAAVTLVYCTAGGLWADALTELGQFVIQGVAAFAMIGAVGIALADRGFSYADFWSALPEGHTSPTTSSYPAYFLLVYVLVKTFEYNGGMWNLAQRYIATPTSAAARRTALLSSALYLVWPIVLMLPMFAAPLLVRVENSEDVYAEMALQFLPAGLLGLVLVGVFSHTMAMAASDATAISAVMTRDVLPHVWRRARGFTDEQFLRAGRVLTVVFVFLSVVLALNAENLGGVLGIIVAWVGALIGPISIPMMLGMLRPFRHVGPTSALTSWAGGLLTFALTKYVLGLSEAITVVSPVLVSLLLFVAVGSWYRDAPPAAEEITGALTRDPDPTGAEPAAT, via the coding sequence ATGCACCCGTTGGACTGGGTGATCATCGCAGGCTATCTGCTGATCATGCTGGGGATCGGTGTCTGGGCGCATCGCCAGGTCGCCGACACCGCGGACTTCTTCACCGCGGGCGGCCGGATGCCGTGGTGGCTGGCCGGGATCTCGCACCACATGTCCGGTTACAGCGCCGTCGTCTTCGTCGCCTACGCCGGAGTCGCCTACGACCAGGGCATCGTGTCGTACGTGGTGTTCATGTTCCCGCTGGCGGTCGCCACCGGAATCGGCGCGTTCCTGTTCGCCCCCAAGTGGAACCGGCTGCGCACGCACTACCGCATCGCCTCCCCGCTGGAGTACCTCGCGCAGCGGTTCGACGTCCCCACCCAGCAGGTGCTGGCGTGGAGCGGTTCGCTGCTGAAGGTGTTCGACGTGGCGGCCAAGTGGTCGGCGGTCGCGTTGCTGCTCAACAAGTTCGTCGGCATCCCGCTCGGCTGGGGCATCGTGATCACCGCGGCGGTGACGTTGGTGTACTGCACCGCGGGCGGGTTGTGGGCCGACGCGCTCACCGAGCTGGGGCAGTTCGTGATCCAGGGCGTCGCCGCGTTCGCGATGATCGGCGCGGTCGGCATCGCCTTGGCGGACCGCGGGTTCAGCTACGCCGATTTCTGGTCCGCGCTGCCGGAAGGCCACACCTCGCCGACCACGAGCAGCTATCCCGCGTACTTCCTGCTGGTGTACGTGCTGGTCAAGACGTTCGAGTACAACGGCGGCATGTGGAACCTGGCGCAGCGCTACATCGCGACCCCCACCTCGGCGGCGGCGCGGCGCACGGCGTTGCTGTCCAGCGCGCTCTACCTGGTGTGGCCGATCGTGCTGATGCTGCCGATGTTCGCGGCACCGCTGCTGGTGCGGGTGGAGAACTCCGAGGACGTCTACGCGGAGATGGCGTTGCAGTTCTTACCGGCCGGGCTGCTCGGGCTGGTGCTGGTCGGGGTCTTCTCGCACACCATGGCGATGGCCGCGTCCGACGCGACCGCGATCTCGGCGGTGATGACCCGCGACGTGCTGCCGCACGTGTGGCGCCGAGCCCGGGGCTTCACCGACGAGCAGTTCCTCCGGGCGGGCCGGGTGCTCACGGTGGTGTTCGTGTTCCTCAGCGTGGTGCTGGCGCTCAACGCGGAGAACCTCGGCGGTGTGCTCGGCATCATCGTCGCCTGGGTGGGCGCGCTGATCGGGCCGATCTCGATCCCGATGATGCTGGGCATGCTGCGGCCGTTCCGGCACGTCGGGCCCACGTCCGCGCTGACGTCCTGGGCGGGTGGACTGCTCACCTTCGCGCTCACCAAGTACGTGCTGGGGCTGTCCGAGGCGATCACCGTGGTCTCGCCGGTGCTGGTCTCGTTGCTGCTGTTCGTGGCGGTCGGCTCCTGGTACCGGGACGCTCCGCCCGCGGCCGAGGAGATCACCGGCGCGCTCACCCGCGACCCCGATCCGACCGGTGCGGAACCCGCCGCGACGTGA